The nucleotide window CGAAGACGGCCTCGAGAGCGACTTGGTCGACGCCGAGGCTGACGAGGAGATGGTGATCAACCAGCTCGTCGAGTACAACGTCACCCGGCAGACGCAGTTCCTTCGCGACGCCGACGAGGTCCCTGACGACGTCGACGTCTACGGCTTCGTCTACGACTTCCAGGGAATCTACGGCGACGATCCGGGCCGAACGTATCTGGTCGATGTCAACGGCGAGACGGACCCCGAGGCGATCGAAGCAGCGGTCCCCGATGAGTACGAGGGAGCGGTCAAGAGCCTGCTCCACTGAGACGGATTCCGATCCGTCAGTTTCGGTGTACCCGCGACTGTCCTGAGAAGGTACCGGGAACTCGAGATCAGAGACCGCCTAACGACCTGCCGTAGCACGGTTTCGAGCTCCGCACGGCAGTGCGATTGTGTCGGCGAGCCGCCGTGTCGGTAGCGTTTTGGCGCTCGCGGCGAAACGGTTAGCTATGCGAGCGTTCTTCGAGTCCGATACGGGATTTTACTACGTCATCGGACTCTTTACGATTGTGGTGTTTCTCGTGGGATTGGCAGCGCTTGCGGTGATCAACCCGAGCGGTATCGGGGCGGTCGAACTGGGTGGTCTCGTTGTTGGATTCTTGATCTTTATGCTCGTCTACTTCGTCTCGATTTCGGTCCACCGCCTCGAGGAGCGGGACGGTCCCGACTGATGGTGAAATCGGCGATATTGCCCCGAATACGCCAGTAGCACCCGATATCGGCATTTGAGGTGAGTCGCAGGGTTTATGAGTATACGCCCACTCTCTTTAGAAGCAATGGCGAAAGGAACCGTTGATTTCTTCAACGACACTGGCGGCTACGGATTCATCGAGACTGAGGACGCGGACGACGACGTGTTCTTCCACATGGAAGACATCGGCGGCCCGGACCTTGAGGAAGGACAGGAGCTTGAGTTCGATATCGAGCAGGCCCCCAAAGGCCCGCGCGCGACGAACGTCGAGCGCCTGTAAGGCGAATTCGCGGTAGTATCGGCACTTGATTGCAGTATTTTACACCGGTGAGTGACAGCGCTCGTCTCGCTCGAGGCCATTGAACGTTTAGTGGCTCCGCCGCCAATGTACGGGTATGGCAACACCAACGTCTACACCCGAACCCGAGCCAGTGATCCGTCGCAGCGACGACATCGAGTACGAATCCGTCAGCGCTGCCGACGGCCTCGAGAAAGGCGTCCTGATCGACGAAAGCGACGGCGCGCCGACGTTCGCGATCCGCCGGTTCGTCCTCGAGGCCGGCGCGGCGGTACCCGAACACACGAACGAGGTCGAACACGAGCAGTACGTCCTCGAGGGTGAGTATACGGTCGGCATCGGTGACGAGGAGTATACGGTCGAGGCGGGCGACTCGCTTCTGATCCCCGCCGGAACCGTTCACTGGTACCGCAACGAGAACGACCAAAACGGCGCGTTCCTCTGTGCCGTTCCCAACGGCGACGACGAGATCGAATTGCTCGAGTAACGACGTTCTTGGCACGGTTCGCCGGCGCTCGCCCGCCTCGAACCACAACTACTAAACGTCTTTTAGGCACACCTAAATGCAATGGGAGAAGCGAAGTCGATGGGTGAACACGCGTCTACCCGACAACGAGACGGATGGGTGACGGGGACGCTCGTCCTGTTTTGTCTGGCGAGTACGGTCGTCACTGTCGTCGCCGGACTCGTGCAGGTGAGTTTCGGGGAGTACTCGATGACGTTCAGCGAGGCTTGGACGGCCGTGTTCAATCCCGCAGTGATCTTCAATCTCGATGCGTGGTCGGCGTTTCTGTTCGGCACCGATCTGCCGAAGATGGATACCGGGAGTATCGTCGTCTGGACGTTGCGGCTGCCGCGGGTGTTCGTCGGGATCATCGCCGGTGCGACGCTTGCGGTCTCCGGTGCGATCTTTCAGGCCGTGACGCGCAACGAACTGGCGAGTCCGTTCGTTCTGGGGGTGAGTTCCGGCGCTGGCTTCGCCGTTCTAGCAACGCTCGTCGTCTTCAGCGGTCTCGCGCCGTTTCTGCCACTGATCGCGGCACTGGGCGGGACGCTCGCGTTCGTGATCGTCTACACGATAGCCTGGAAAGGCGGAACGAGCCCGGTTCGCCTCGTACTCGCGGGTGTGATCGTCAACATGGTCTTCCAGTCGCTCCAGCAGGGCCTGTTTTTCTTCGCGGACGATCTGGGCGTCGTCCAGACGGCGATCGCCTGGCTCACGGGTTCGCTGACGGGAACTGGCTGGGACGAAGTCCGGATCGCCATCCTACCGGCGATCGTCGCACTCGCGATCGCACTTGCCGGTTCGAGACAGTTGAACGTCCTCATGCTCGGCGAGCAGACCGCCCGATCGCTCGGAATGCGGGTCGAGCGGGTTCGCTTTTCGCTCTCCGCCGTCGCGATTCTGGCCGCGAGCGTCGCGATCGCCGTCGCGGGGGTCGTGAGCTTCTTTGGCCTCGTCGTTCCCCACATCGTTCGGAACACGGTCGGCGGGGATTACCGGCGGCTGATGGTCGGCTGTCTGTTCGCCGGCCCGGCCTTGCTGGTCACTGCTGATGTCGGCGCGCGACTCGCACTGGACGGCGTCCAGATGCCCGTCGGCGTCGTCACTGGCCTGATCGGCGGCCCGTACTTCCTGTATCTGATGCGCAAACAGCAATCGATGGGTGAACTCTAATGGCACGCACACAGCACGATACGGATCGAAACCGCGAACGCATCACCGACGAGGATGGCGTCGCCGTCGAAAGCGCCCTCGTCGGCGACGACCTCGAACTCAGCTATCCGACGAGCGAGGAAACGATCGTCGACTGTGCTCGCCTCGACGTTCCCGAGGGTGCGGTCACCGCGCTCGTCGGCCCGAACGGCAGCGGCAAGAGTACCCTCCTGAAGGCGCTCTCGAACCACCTTGAGCCCGAAGCAGGAACGGTGCGAATCCACGGCGAGGACCTCGAGTCGTTCAGCCGGAAGGAATTGGCGCGCGAACTGGGCGTCCTCTCGCAGGAAAACGACTCGCTCGGCTCAATCACCGTCGAGGACCTCGTTTATCACGGCCGCTATCCCCACCGTGGCTTTTTTGACGGTATCGGCGACGACGACCGTGAGGCGGTCGAACGCGCCATCGAGTTGGCGGGAATCGACGCGATCCGCGACACGGAACTCGGACAACTCAGCGGCGGCCAGAAACAACTCGCCTGGATCGCGATGGTGTTAGCACAGGAGACGGACGTACTGTTGCTCGACGAGCCGACGACATTTCTCGACGTCCACCACCAGTTTCGCGTCCTCGAGACGATTCGCCAACTTAACGAGCAGAAAGGCGTCACGGTGGCCGTCATCCTCCACGACATCTCGCAGGCAGCCCGCTTTGCGGACTACCTGATCGCGATGTGCGACGGCGAACTGTACGACTGGGGGCCACCCGAGGAGGTGGTGACCGAGGCACTGCTCGCGGACGTCTTCGGCGTCGAGGCCACCGTCAGATACGAACCCGAGTTGCAGGTCCTGCCCAAGCGAGCGCTCCCGGATAGCAACTGAAACGCTGGCATTTCGGAATGTTTTTGTTCATTTAGGTAAACCTAAATATCGACAGGGACCGACGCGACGGGGGCAAAAACGACCGCATCGTCGATGGTGGTGTTTCGTATCAGGTGAAAACCATCGATCACTTCCAACTCGAGTGGGGTGCACAGGGACTCTACCCCGAGTATTCAGTGGCGAAGCGCTGTTCGATCGCCAGCGAGTCGCCAATGTCGTCCTCGGTGACGGCTGAGATGGGCTCCTCGACGATGTACTTCGGAACACTTTTATTATTTTAGGTCGGCCTAAAAGTTGATGAACGACCAACGGTGCTGGACGAGACGGAACGTCCTTCGAATGGGTGGGGTGGCCGCCGTCGGTAGTGCGATG belongs to Natronorubrum aibiense and includes:
- a CDS encoding cold-shock protein is translated as MAKGTVDFFNDTGGYGFIETEDADDDVFFHMEDIGGPDLEEGQELEFDIEQAPKGPRATNVERL
- a CDS encoding cupin domain-containing protein, giving the protein MATPTSTPEPEPVIRRSDDIEYESVSAADGLEKGVLIDESDGAPTFAIRRFVLEAGAAVPEHTNEVEHEQYVLEGEYTVGIGDEEYTVEAGDSLLIPAGTVHWYRNENDQNGAFLCAVPNGDDEIELLE
- a CDS encoding FecCD family ABC transporter permease; its protein translation is MGEAKSMGEHASTRQRDGWVTGTLVLFCLASTVVTVVAGLVQVSFGEYSMTFSEAWTAVFNPAVIFNLDAWSAFLFGTDLPKMDTGSIVVWTLRLPRVFVGIIAGATLAVSGAIFQAVTRNELASPFVLGVSSGAGFAVLATLVVFSGLAPFLPLIAALGGTLAFVIVYTIAWKGGTSPVRLVLAGVIVNMVFQSLQQGLFFFADDLGVVQTAIAWLTGSLTGTGWDEVRIAILPAIVALAIALAGSRQLNVLMLGEQTARSLGMRVERVRFSLSAVAILAASVAIAVAGVVSFFGLVVPHIVRNTVGGDYRRLMVGCLFAGPALLVTADVGARLALDGVQMPVGVVTGLIGGPYFLYLMRKQQSMGEL
- a CDS encoding ABC transporter ATP-binding protein, with product MARTQHDTDRNRERITDEDGVAVESALVGDDLELSYPTSEETIVDCARLDVPEGAVTALVGPNGSGKSTLLKALSNHLEPEAGTVRIHGEDLESFSRKELARELGVLSQENDSLGSITVEDLVYHGRYPHRGFFDGIGDDDREAVERAIELAGIDAIRDTELGQLSGGQKQLAWIAMVLAQETDVLLLDEPTTFLDVHHQFRVLETIRQLNEQKGVTVAVILHDISQAARFADYLIAMCDGELYDWGPPEEVVTEALLADVFGVEATVRYEPELQVLPKRALPDSN